The Deinococcus aerophilus genomic sequence TGGATGTCTGGGCACTGCCGCTGCTGGCCACCATCCTGCTGGGGCTGCAGGTACTCCTGGCGGCCGGAAAGATCCACGTCCGCACCGCCTTCAATGGAGCGTTTCTGGTGGTGAGCGTGTATGTTCTGCTCGCCCTGGACCATCAGTTCCGGGTGCTGCCCCCCGGCGCCCTGAGCCTCTCGGAGAACACGTACTGGTTCGCTGTGATCTACACGGCAGCCTTCGTGACGTATCCGACCGGCCGGGCGCTGCAGGTGGTAGGGATTGTGCTGGCGGCCGCGGTGGTGATCTGTGTAGGGCATCTGCTGTACACGGTGCCGGCCCAGACCCGCATGTCGCTGACCGGAGCGTCGCTGCAGTTCCTGCTCACGGGCACGGTCCTGATCGTGATCCAGGCGACGTTGGGCGCGCAGAGGGTGCGGCTGCTTGCCGCCCGTGCCGCCGCCTACACCGATCCCCTGACCGGCCTGGCCAACCGCCGCGCCGCCGAGGAGCGGCTGTGGGCGCTGTCGCGGACTGCGGCCACTTACACGGTGGTGCTGTTTGATCTGGACCACTTCAAGCGAATCAACGACACGCACGGCCACGCCACCGGCGATCTGGTGCTGCGCGGCGTGGCCGATACCGTGCGCGCCCACCTGCCCGAGGGAGCCGTGGCAGCGCGCTGGGGCGGTGAGGAATTTCTGATGATTCTGCCCCCGCTGACTGAGCAGGAGGCGAGAAGCACCCTCAATGTGCTGCGCAACAAGCTGCGCGAGCAGCGGCACGGCGAGGTGATGGGCGTGACCGCATGTTTCGGGGTCGCCACCGCGCAGCCGGGCGAGCACCCGGACCGGGCCGTGGCGCGGGCAGATCAGGCCATGTACGCCGCCAAGCAGCAGGGCCGCAACGACATCCGTCTGGCCGAATGGCGGCATACCCAGGTCCCGGTGAACCTGGAGCCTGCCCCGCTGGGAGGCGAACCCGGCGAGTCCTGATCCGGCGGGCCGAACCGGGCGGGCTGTCCCGCGGCGGTGAACCGGGCCGGCCCTCATGCGCCCGCGCTCCCTGAGGAGCAGATTCACGCGGCCACCCTGGTTCCAGCCGCACCTGATCTGCTAGAATGTCCCGTTTTAGAGCGAAGGACATGACCTTCCTTACGCACCTGGCAGAATCCTTCGCGGCCCTTTTTTCTGTGCTGGCCGCGTTTGGGGAAGAATCAGCGGGTCACCAGATGGCTCATCCAACAAGGAGCGATCAACTTGCAGAACAACCTGATTGTGCGCGGCGCAAAAGAACACAACCTCAAGGACATCACCGTGGAGTTGCCGCGCGACCAGTTCATCGTGATTACCGGGGTATCGGGCAGCGGCAAGAGCACGCTGGCCTTCGACACCATCTACGCCGAGGGCCAGCGCCGGTATGTGGAGAGCCTGTCGGCCTACGCGCGCCAGTTCCTGGGCCTGATGGAAAAGCCCGACGTGGAGAGCATCACCGGGCTGTCGCCCGCGATCTCCATCGACCAGCGCACCACCAGCCACAACCCGCGCAGCACGGTGGGCACCGTGACCGAGATCCACGATTACCTGCGTCTGCTGTACGCCCGCGTGGGTACGCCGTACTGCCCGATTTGCGGCCGCAAGATCGAGAAGCAGAGTCCCAGCGAGATCACCGACCGCCTGCTGCGCGAGTTTGGCGACAAACGGGCGATCCTGCTCGCTCCGGTGGTGCGCGGGCGCAAGGGTGAGTACCGCAAGCTGTTCGGTGACCTGCGCCGCGAGGGCTTTGCTCGGGTGCGGGTAGACGGCACGCTGTACGAGCTGGAGGAAGCCGAGAAGCTCAAGCTGGAGAAGTTCGAGAAGCACGACGTGGACGTGGTGATTGACCGCGTGACCCTGCGCGAGACCGACCGCAGCCGCATCGCCGAGAGCGTGGAACTCGGCCTGCGCCGGGGCGAGAGCCTGCTGCGCGTCCTGCTTCCTGATGCGGGCGAGGACGGCGGCGCCCACGAGGAACTGTACTCCGAGAAGTTCGCGTGCCCGGAACACGGCAGCGTGCTGGAGGAACTGGAGCCGCGTTCGTTCTCCTTCAACTCGCCCTACGGGGCCTGCGGCGACTGCGCGGGCCTGGGCAGCAAGAATGAATTCTCGCCCGAACTGGTCGTTGACGAGAAGCTGTCGGTGGCCGAGGGAGCCATCCTGCCGTGGAGCAAGAAGGGCACCGGCGGCGGCGTGTACTACTGGGACAAGCTGCAGGCCCTGGCCGAGCATCTGGACTTCAGCCTCAAGACCCCGTGGCGCGACCTGCCGGCCGCCGCGCAACATGCCATCCTGCACGGCCCCGGTCAGCCCTTCGAGGTGGTGTACCGCCGCGGCGGCAAGGAAACCATGCGCTTCATGACCGAGTTCGAGGGGGTGATTCCCAATCTGGAACGGCGCTACGCCGATACCGAGTCGGACTTCATGCGTGAGAAGCTCGAGGAACTCATGGAGATGCGGCCCTGCCCGACCTGCGGCGGCACGCGCTACAAGCCCGAGATTCTGGCCGTGCGCGCCGGTGGCCTGAACATCGCGCAGGTGGGCGGCATGAGCGTGCTGGAGGCCGACGCCTTCTTTGGCGGCCTGCAGCACAGCACGCTGGATCACAGCGCCATCACCCCCTTCCTGAAGGGTCATCTGGGCGGTACGGCCCGTGCCCATGCGCCCCGCCACTACGAATACGCGCTCAACGCCTTTGGTGAGGCGGTGGCGGCCCCGATCCTCAAGGCCATCCGCACCCGCCTGAAATTTCTGGTGGACGTGGGGCTGGACTACCTGTCGCTGGACCGCACCGCGAACACGCTGTCGGGCGGCGAGGCCCAGCGCATCCGTCTGGCCACCCAGGTCGGCTCGGGGCTGACCGGGGTGCTGTATGTGCTGGACGAGCCCAGCATCGGACTGCATCCCAAGGACAACGGCCGCCTGATCGGGACCCTCAAGAACCTGCGTGACCTGGGCAACACCCTGCTCGTGGTGGAACACGACGAGGACACCATGATGGAGGCCGATTACCTGGTGGACATGGGGCCGGGGGCGGGCGTCCACGGCGGCGAGGTCGTGGCGGTGGGCACGCCGCAGGAAGTCCGCGACAGCCCCCACAGCCTGACCGGCAAGTACCTGCGCGGCGAGCTGAAGATCGAGGTGCCCAGCGTCCGGCGCCGCGGCAACGGCAAGAAGCTCAAGGTGTTCGGAGCGCGCGAGCACAACCTGCAGAACGTGGACGCCGAGATTCCGCTGGGCACCATGACGGTCGTCACCGGTCCTTCGGGCAGCGGCAAGAGCACCCTGATTCACGACATCCTGCACGCCACGCTCGCCCGCGAACTCAACGGCGCAAAGACCACGCCGGGCAAGTACGACCGCATCGAGGGCATGGAGCATCTGGACAAGGTCATCGAGATTGACCAGTCTCCGATCGGCCGCACGCCCCGCAGCAACCCGGCGACCTATACCGGGGTCTTCACCGAGATCCGCGACCTGTTCACCCGCACCCCCGAGGCGCGCCGGCGCGGGTATCAGGCCGGACGCTTCTCGTTCAACGTCAAGGGTGGGCGCTGCGAGCACTGCAAGGGCGACGGTGTCATGAAGATCGAGATGAACTTCCTGCCCGACATCTACGTGCCGTGCGAGGTCTGCAAGGGAGCGCGCTACAACCGCGAGACGCTGGAGGTCAAGTACAACCACAAGACCATCAGCGACGTGCTGGACATGACCGTCGAGGACGCCCACACCTTCTTCGAGGCCATTCCGACCATTGAGCGCAAGATGCAGCTGCTGCTGGACGTCGGCCTGGGTTACATGCGCATCGGACAGCCGAGCACCACCCTCTCGGGCGGCGAGGCCCAGCGCATCAAGCTCGCCTCCGAGCTGTCCAAGCGGGCCACCGGCAAGACCATCTACATCCTGGACGAACCCACCACCGGGCTGCACTTCGAGGACGTCCGCAAACTGATGGAGGTGCTGTCGCGCCTGGTGGAGGGGGGCAACACGCTGGTGGTCATCGAGCATAACCTGGACGTGATGAAGTGCGCCGACCACTTGATCGACCTGGGCCCGGAGGGAGGCGTGCGCGGCGGCACCATCGTCGCGACCGGTACCCCCGAGGAACTCGCGGCGCATCCCACGAGCTTCACCGGCGAGTACCTCGGCCGTGTGCCCGGCATCATCGCAGCCGCACAGGAGGAGCCGGAAGCGGTTCTGGTGGCTGCAGGCAGCCGGGGCCGCGCCAAGCCCGCGGGTGCCCGGACCCAGAGTCGTGCTAAGAAAGGGGCAGCATGACCAAACCGCCCGCGCCCGAGCATCCCGATTCGCCGCAGCACCGTGAAGGCCAGGCCGCCTCGGGGGACCCGGTGGAGACCGTGGTGGCCCGGGCCGGTGCGGGCGGCGAGGTGTACTTCTCGCAGGATGAGGACGTGCCGGAGGCGGGCGCCCAGGCAGTGGAGAAGGACACGTTTGTGGGGCGGCCCGCCCCCACCTTCATTCCCCCGGCGCCCACCCTGCCCCCACCGAGCGGGGAGGACGCCGAGGAGCCCTACCGCAACGGGTTCCTGACTTTTCTGCGGCTGTTCGGGGGCTGGGCGCTGCTGCTCGGGCTGGCCTACGTGATGTGGACGCCCGGGGAGTGGCCCAACGATCTGCTGCTGTGGACGCTGCTGGTGGTCCTGGCCGACGAGTTCGGCGGCTGGTTCGGCTATCTGGGGGTGGCGCTGGGTGGGCTGGGGTATGTCAGTCCCAATCCGCCCCCGGCGGAGTGGCTGATCATCCTGCCGCTTGTCGGCGGCGCGCTGACGGCGCTGCTGCTCGTCAAACATTCGGGCGGGCCCTTCGTGCTGCCCTTCGCGGGAGCGCTGTATGCCGGCACCCTGCTGGCGGTGGCCCGTTTCGGAACAAAGTTTGATCCCGAGATGAAGCTGCCCTCCAACGATACGTTTCTGCGGTCCGCGCTGCTCGCCGTGGCGGTGGGACTGGGCTTCAGCTTCGTGCGGCAGCTAATCGGTCTGTACCTGCGCCGGCGGGCGGCCCGCTCCCGGTCTGCGGCTCCCACCTCCACATCTGTGGCCTGAAACGGACACGGCAGTACAGGCGCCGGGAGGGACCGCGCCCCTGTCTGGTCCTCAGACGGTAGACTGATGGGCAACATGACCAGACTTCAGGGAAACAACCCCAACCGCACCATCCTGGTGGTCGGCACACTGCTGGCCGCCGTGCTGATCGTCCTGGCCATCTTCGCCGTGCGTGACAAGCCCGCTGCCGGCGCTGCCCTGAATGCCAGCTTCAATCTGGACGGCATTCCGTATGACGGTCAGGCGGACGCGCCCGTGAACGTGGTGGTCGTCGAGGACTTCAAATGTCCGGTCTGCAAGCAGTTCGAGGCCAGCGTTGCGCCCGCGCTGGAAAGCAAGTACGTGGAAACCGGCAAGATCAAGCTGTACTCGCTGGTCTGGCCCTTCCTGGCCGAGAACGCCCGGCTGCCTACCGACGACAGCAAGCTGGCCGCCCAGGCCGCGTACTGCGTCTACGACCAAGGCGGCAACGAGGCCTTCACCGCCTACAAGGCGGTCCTCTTCCGTGCTCAGGGCGATGAATCCACCGTCTGGGCCACCAAGACGCGCCTGAAGGATCTGGCAACCAATGTGGAGGGCGTCGATCAGGCCAAGTTTGCCACCTGCCTGGATACGGACGCGACCGCCGCCCGCGTAGACGCCGCCGAGAAACAGGCCATGGACGCGAAGGTCAACCACACGCCCACCGTCTTCGTCAATGGCAAGGAAGTCGTCCAGACCGGTGGCCTTGATCAGCTGCAGACGGCCACCGAAGCCGCCATTGAAGCTGCCCTTCAGTAGGCATGTCCCGCGACAACCGCCTGTACCTGGCCTGGGTGGTGGCGCTCGTCGCCACCCTGGGCAGTCTGTATTTCAGTGAAGTGCGGGGCTTCCGGCCCTGCGTGCTGTGCTGGTATCAACGCATCGCCATGTATCCGCTGTCGGTGATTCTGGGCGTGGCTGCGCTGGGAAGTGATCTGGCCGTCCGCCGTTATGTGCTGCCGCTGGCGGCGGCCGGCTGGATCGTGGCCCTGATTCAGAATCTGGAAGACTGGAGCGTGATTCCCACCCTCAAGGCCTGCAGCGCCCTGGCCGACCCCACGGTGGTTCCGTGCAACACGCCGTGGCCGTTGTGGGGTGCGGGGGCGCTGTCTGGCCTCAACGGAATTCTGACCATTCCGGTGCTGAGCCTGACCGCCTTCACCTTGATCATTGTGCTGCTGTCGTGGCGCAGACGTCGGCTCTGAGGGGTCCGAACCGGCTCAGACCGGTCGCCCCGCCATCATGAAGCTGGCGGTCATGCCGCCGTCTACCGGCACGATGGTTCCGGTCATGAAGCTGGCCGCGTCGCTGCCCAGAAAGTAGACGACCTGGGCCACTTCCTGGGGGGTCCCCATGCGGCGCAGGGCGTGGAGGTCTTCATAATCCCGGCGGGTGCTCTCGGGGTCCTGGCTGTCCTGGATGGCCTGCAAAACCGCCTCGGTGCTGATGGCCCCCGGCGCCACGGCATTCACACGGACCCCGCGCGGAGCCAGATCCAGGCTCATGGCCCGGGTCAGGTTGACCAGCCCGCCCTTGCTGGCGTTGTACGCCGCGTTGTTCTGCTCGGCCAACAGGCCCTGCACCGAGGCCACATTGACCACGGCGCTGCCCGCGCCCATCAGGTCAATCAGGGCGCGGGTCAGCAGCAGGGGCGCGGTCAGATTCACGTTCAGGGTCCGGGCCCAGCCGCGCTCGCTGACTTCCAGGACGCTGCCGTGTGCATCCTGATACGCCGCGTTGTTGACCAGCACGTTCACGCCGCCCAGCTCCCGCGCCGCCCGCACGATGCGCTCGCGTCCGGCGGCGCTGCTGACATCCGCCCGGACGCGGCGTTGACCCTTGAGGGTAGGCGGCAGGGACAGGTCCACACTGAGGACCCGGCTGCCCCGTTCGGCATACAGTTCGGCAATGGCCCGCCCGATGCCACGGGCCGCTCCGGTCACGATCACGACGGGCGATTCAGAAGCTTCACTGGAGCGCTGGGCTCTGCTCATGCCCCAGTGTCCGGCATGGCTGCGTGGTGAGAGAAGAGTGTGAATGGACGCTCAAGTGGCGGGGGAACCTGGGGGGCGTCCCCAGAGGGAAGAGAGTAAAAAGGCAGAGAGGCGAGGAAGGTTTCCCTTCCCGCCTCCCATCTGCGCAGTGCTGTGTTACTTCTTGCTGGCGGCGATCAATGCCGGGACGATCTGGTTCACGTCGCCCACGATGCCGTAGTCGGCCACCTTGAAGATGGGCGCCTCGGCGTCCTTGTTGATGGCGATGATGTTCTTGCTCTTGCCCATGCCGGAGAGGTGCTGCACCGCGCCGCTGACCCCCAGGGCGATGTAGGCCTTGGGCTGCACGGTCTTGCCGGTCTGGCCGACCTGCTCGGCGTAGGGCCGCCAGCCCGCGTCCACCACCGCGCGGGTCGCGCCGACGCCCGCACCGATGTTGTCGGCCAGACCCTCGACGTACTGCGCGAAGTTCTCGGGACTGCCCACGCCGCGTCCGCCGGTCACGATCACGTCCGCCTCGGTGAGGGCCACGCGGCTGGTCTTCTCGACGCTCTTGCCGGTGATCTCGGTGCGGGGGGTCGGCAGGTCCAGCTCGATGTCGTACTGCTCGCCGGCCGCGCTGGCCGGGGCCGCCGGAGCGAAGCTGCCGGGCTTGACCGTCACGACGATGACCGGGCCCTCGGCTTCCACCGTCTCGGTCACGCGGGCCAGGTAGGTGTAGCGCTGGGCCTGCAGGGCGTTTCCGTTGACGCTCAGCTTGGTGGCGTCTTCCAGATACGGGGCGTCCAGCTTGACGGCGACGCGGGGAGCGTACTCGCGGCCCGAACGGCTGCCGCCGATCAGAACGGTGTTCGCCTCGCCCTCGCGGGCGATCTGGGCCACAGCGGCGGCCCAGACTTCCGGGTTGTACTGTGCCAGTGCGGGCAGGTCGCCCACGAGCACCTGATCGGCGACTGCGGCGGCCTCGGTGGCGACTGCGGCCACGTCCTGCCCCAGCACGAGCAACGTGATTGGTCCCTCACGCCCGGCCTCGCGGGCGGCAGTGACCATTTCCAGGGTGGCCTTGCCAAGTTTGCCCCCGGCGTGTTCAGCAACAATCAGAATCATGCCAGCACCTTCGCTTCGTTGCGCAGGAGATCGAGAAGTTGCTCGGCGGCGGCCTGCGGATCCTTGCCGTCGATCATCTTGTTCAGGCGGGCGCGGGTCTGGATTTCCGCGTTCACGTACTTCACGCTGGGCTGCACGCTGTAGGTCGAGGGTTCGTCCTTGCGCAGCTCTTTCTTCTTGGCTTTCATGATGTTGGGCAGCGTGGGGTAACGCGGCTCATTCAGACCCTGCTGCGCGGTGACCACGGCGGGCAGGGCCACCTTGAAGCCCTCGTTGCCGTCATCCACATCGTGGCGTCCGGTCAGGGTGTCGCCGTCGGCGCTCAGCTCATTGGTCCAGGTCAGCTGCGGCCAGCCCAGGCGCTCGGCGCTGGCGGCGCCCAGGGCCTGCGAGTCCCAGTCGGCTTCCTGACCGCCAAGCAGAATCAGGTCGCTGCCCTCGGCCCCGGCCACCTGCGCCACGATCCTGCTGAGGGCCACGGCGTCATACCGCTCGTTGGTCTCGACATGAATGGCGCGGTCCACACCCATCGCCAGAGCAGTGCGCAGCGCGTCCTCGACCTTCTTGGGTCCGACCGCCAGCGCCACGATCTCCTCGACATTCGCGCCGCCTTCACGCAGGCGCAGCGCTTCTTCCACGCCGTATTCGTCCATGCCGTCGATCACCAGGGTGGTGCCTTCCAGATCGACGCTCTGTCCATTGATCTTGATGCGGGCCTCCGCATCGGGAACCTGTCTGACAAGGGTCAAGATTTTCATGAAACCTCCAGAATGAGGGAACGCCTTCCGCCGGTGGGGCAGGAGTGGACCCTGCGATCAGATAATTAAACTCGGTACAAGTTTAGCAGGACTTCCCGGCATCTGCGAGCGAAGGAAGGTCAAACCCGTCTATTCTGAGCCATAAGCACTGCCCCTGGATAGGGAGAAGGTACAGAAACGCTGAGGCGTCACCGGGCGGGTTGCAGGACTCACCTCCGCAACATAAATTCGTCATCAACCAGTTCATGAGTGCCCCTCATGTTGATCCACCACGCTACATCTCATGAAGCGACTGATTGCTGTAACCGTTCTGTCTGCTGCCGCCACCGCCGGCGCGCAGACGTTCAACAACCTCGAACTCGGCCTGACCGGCGGCTATGCGGGCGGCCTGAGCGGCGCAGTATTTGTTCACGCTCCCAATGTGGTGGGCCCGGTGGGCGTGAAGGTCGGGGTGGCTTTTACCAAGCCCAGCGACTCCATCAACGATTCCAGCCCGGAAATCCCCGGTCTGTCCGGGCCCAACGAGACGTTTGGAGCCGCGAAGCAAGCGGGCCGTGCGTCCGAGTACGGCAGCCAGACGGTTGTTTCTGCAGATGCCACCTACGGTCTGGGTGAAGTCGCTCCCGGCGTCGACACCATGGTTTACGGTGGAGTCCGCTACGGCATGTTCAAGGCCACTGAGGACTATGGCAGCAGCGGCAACACCACCTACTCGACCAATGCTTTTGGCCTGGGCGCAGGTGCGATGGCGAGCTATGCATTGACCGGTAACCTGAGCTTGGTTGGGGATCTGGGAGCGGATTACTTTTTCAACGGCCCCATCAATGTCAACACTGTGCGCGCCGACGGCACGACCTTCTCGGACCGCTACGAGACGGGCGACGCCAGCTACGCAGAAAACGGCAGTCGCGTGATCCGTCCCGGGACCAGCTTCAAGGCCCGCATCGGCATCAAGTACATGTTCTGAGCCGGACTTCAGAAAAAGGGGGTGGACAGGCTGCGGCCCGTTCACCCCTTTTTCTGGCGTTCCCCTTTCTTGCTTTCCCCGGCCTTCAGATGGGTGTTCAGCATCTCAAAGCCGGCCACCGCGCGCGGAAAGCCCAGATATGGCACGCACATCATCAGTGCTCCCCGGACCTCATCCTCGGTGGCCCCGGCGTTCAGCGCTCCGCGCAGGTGGGTTCTGAGTTCCGGGGGACTGCCCAGCGAGACCAGCAGCGCGCAGGCAATCAGTTCCTTGGTCCGGAGATCCAGGCCCGGCCGGTCATACACCGTGTCGTAGGCGAAGTCCCGGATGTAGCCGGCGAGGTCGGCGTCCAGTGCTGTGAGGCGCTCCAGGATGCGGTCATGCTGCGAGCCGAACAGCACCTCGCGGGCCTGGTGGGAGGTGGCCGCCTCGGATCCGGGTGGACGCAGGGAATCGTCGTTGGAAGTCATGCGGCCCAGGCTAGCGGATGACGCCAGAGGGGCCCTGAAAGACGGGCGTCAGGTGTGCAGTCCTACAGTATGGGCAGGTCAGAACGTAAGTTTGGGCGCGTCACACACACCGGTGATGCTCTAGACTCAGACCTGTACACCTGCATTTCCTGTGCTGTACCCGCTGTTCTGCACCGAGCCACGCGCGATCACGTCCGCGCCTCCGCCCCCTGGGGGTCTTCCATGAACCGATACGACGACCGCGCCCGACTCGTGTTTCACTATGCCCGCGAGGAAGGCAACCGCCTGGGCCACGCGATGGTCGGCCCCGAACACCTGTTGCTGGGTCTGATGCGTGAGGGCGGAACTGCCGCGACCATTCTGACCGAATTCGGGGCGAGCCTGGACGGTCTGCGCCGCCGCGTGGAGGAGATCATCGGCCGCGGCGAGGGCAACCGCCTCAATGACGCGCCGAGCATCACCCCGCGTGCGCGCCGGGTCATGGAACTCGCTTCCAGCGAGGCACGCAGCCTGGGGGCCCAGGTCACGAGCACCGAGCATATTCTGCTGGGCATCATCCGCGAGGGTGACGGCGTGGCCTTCCGCATTCTGCAGGAGCTGACCAAGGATGTGGATACCATCCGCTGGCGCATCCTGGCGCAGGGCGAGAGCTCGGGCGGCAAGCCGGCCAAGCCCGTGGCGACTCCCTTTCTGGACGAGTACGGCCGTGACCTGACCAAGTGGGCGCGTGAGGGCAAGCTCGATCCCGTGATCGGCCGCAGCGAGGAGATCCGGCGCGTTACCCA encodes the following:
- a CDS encoding carboxymuconolactone decarboxylase family protein yields the protein MTSNDDSLRPPGSEAATSHQAREVLFGSQHDRILERLTALDADLAGYIRDFAYDTVYDRPGLDLRTKELIACALLVSLGSPPELRTHLRGALNAGATEDEVRGALMMCVPYLGFPRAVAGFEMLNTHLKAGESKKGERQKKG
- a CDS encoding DsbA family protein, whose amino-acid sequence is MTRLQGNNPNRTILVVGTLLAAVLIVLAIFAVRDKPAAGAALNASFNLDGIPYDGQADAPVNVVVVEDFKCPVCKQFEASVAPALESKYVETGKIKLYSLVWPFLAENARLPTDDSKLAAQAAYCVYDQGGNEAFTAYKAVLFRAQGDESTVWATKTRLKDLATNVEGVDQAKFATCLDTDATAARVDAAEKQAMDAKVNHTPTVFVNGKEVVQTGGLDQLQTATEAAIEAALQ
- the uvrA gene encoding excinuclease ABC subunit UvrA yields the protein MQNNLIVRGAKEHNLKDITVELPRDQFIVITGVSGSGKSTLAFDTIYAEGQRRYVESLSAYARQFLGLMEKPDVESITGLSPAISIDQRTTSHNPRSTVGTVTEIHDYLRLLYARVGTPYCPICGRKIEKQSPSEITDRLLREFGDKRAILLAPVVRGRKGEYRKLFGDLRREGFARVRVDGTLYELEEAEKLKLEKFEKHDVDVVIDRVTLRETDRSRIAESVELGLRRGESLLRVLLPDAGEDGGAHEELYSEKFACPEHGSVLEELEPRSFSFNSPYGACGDCAGLGSKNEFSPELVVDEKLSVAEGAILPWSKKGTGGGVYYWDKLQALAEHLDFSLKTPWRDLPAAAQHAILHGPGQPFEVVYRRGGKETMRFMTEFEGVIPNLERRYADTESDFMREKLEELMEMRPCPTCGGTRYKPEILAVRAGGLNIAQVGGMSVLEADAFFGGLQHSTLDHSAITPFLKGHLGGTARAHAPRHYEYALNAFGEAVAAPILKAIRTRLKFLVDVGLDYLSLDRTANTLSGGEAQRIRLATQVGSGLTGVLYVLDEPSIGLHPKDNGRLIGTLKNLRDLGNTLLVVEHDEDTMMEADYLVDMGPGAGVHGGEVVAVGTPQEVRDSPHSLTGKYLRGELKIEVPSVRRRGNGKKLKVFGAREHNLQNVDAEIPLGTMTVVTGPSGSGKSTLIHDILHATLARELNGAKTTPGKYDRIEGMEHLDKVIEIDQSPIGRTPRSNPATYTGVFTEIRDLFTRTPEARRRGYQAGRFSFNVKGGRCEHCKGDGVMKIEMNFLPDIYVPCEVCKGARYNRETLEVKYNHKTISDVLDMTVEDAHTFFEAIPTIERKMQLLLDVGLGYMRIGQPSTTLSGGEAQRIKLASELSKRATGKTIYILDEPTTGLHFEDVRKLMEVLSRLVEGGNTLVVIEHNLDVMKCADHLIDLGPEGGVRGGTIVATGTPEELAAHPTSFTGEYLGRVPGIIAAAQEEPEAVLVAAGSRGRAKPAGARTQSRAKKGAA
- a CDS encoding electron transfer flavoprotein subunit alpha/FixB family protein; the encoded protein is MILIVAEHAGGKLGKATLEMVTAAREAGREGPITLLVLGQDVAAVATEAAAVADQVLVGDLPALAQYNPEVWAAAVAQIAREGEANTVLIGGSRSGREYAPRVAVKLDAPYLEDATKLSVNGNALQAQRYTYLARVTETVEAEGPVIVVTVKPGSFAPAAPASAAGEQYDIELDLPTPRTEITGKSVEKTSRVALTEADVIVTGGRGVGSPENFAQYVEGLADNIGAGVGATRAVVDAGWRPYAEQVGQTGKTVQPKAYIALGVSGAVQHLSGMGKSKNIIAINKDAEAPIFKVADYGIVGDVNQIVPALIAASKK
- a CDS encoding SDR family NAD(P)-dependent oxidoreductase, whose translation is MSRAQRSSEASESPVVIVTGAARGIGRAIAELYAERGSRVLSVDLSLPPTLKGQRRVRADVSSAAGRERIVRAARELGGVNVLVNNAAYQDAHGSVLEVSERGWARTLNVNLTAPLLLTRALIDLMGAGSAVVNVASVQGLLAEQNNAAYNASKGGLVNLTRAMSLDLAPRGVRVNAVAPGAISTEAVLQAIQDSQDPESTRRDYEDLHALRRMGTPQEVAQVVYFLGSDAASFMTGTIVPVDGGMTASFMMAGRPV
- a CDS encoding electron transfer flavoprotein subunit beta/FixA family protein, with translation MKILTLVRQVPDAEARIKINGQSVDLEGTTLVIDGMDEYGVEEALRLREGGANVEEIVALAVGPKKVEDALRTALAMGVDRAIHVETNERYDAVALSRIVAQVAGAEGSDLILLGGQEADWDSQALGAASAERLGWPQLTWTNELSADGDTLTGRHDVDDGNEGFKVALPAVVTAQQGLNEPRYPTLPNIMKAKKKELRKDEPSTYSVQPSVKYVNAEIQTRARLNKMIDGKDPQAAAEQLLDLLRNEAKVLA
- a CDS encoding GGDEF domain-containing protein, which encodes MFRLLVLLALLACAAALWSQSPAFDPLDVWALPLLATILLGLQVLLAAGKIHVRTAFNGAFLVVSVYVLLALDHQFRVLPPGALSLSENTYWFAVIYTAAFVTYPTGRALQVVGIVLAAAVVICVGHLLYTVPAQTRMSLTGASLQFLLTGTVLIVIQATLGAQRVRLLAARAAAYTDPLTGLANRRAAEERLWALSRTAATYTVVLFDLDHFKRINDTHGHATGDLVLRGVADTVRAHLPEGAVAARWGGEEFLMILPPLTEQEARSTLNVLRNKLREQRHGEVMGVTACFGVATAQPGEHPDRAVARADQAMYAAKQQGRNDIRLAEWRHTQVPVNLEPAPLGGEPGES
- a CDS encoding disulfide bond formation protein B, yielding MSRDNRLYLAWVVALVATLGSLYFSEVRGFRPCVLCWYQRIAMYPLSVILGVAALGSDLAVRRYVLPLAAAGWIVALIQNLEDWSVIPTLKACSALADPTVVPCNTPWPLWGAGALSGLNGILTIPVLSLTAFTLIIVLLSWRRRRL